In Rhodococcus rhodochrous, a single genomic region encodes these proteins:
- a CDS encoding acyl-CoA dehydrogenase family protein, which produces MNYAHTDPALHAVLDRWISDSDRPLTDRLLDHLGADAAGRLDALAATANAHPPVLHQYDPDGERIDRIEYHPAYLELCRAAYSEYGLSALSHRPIHGWTNTPPHLVKYLTSYLFVQAEFGLACPVSMTDAAARTLRMFGDPEVFGPWIDGLTSTDPATALTGAMFMTETQAGTDIAKTGTRAEFDGTAWRLTGRKWFASNPDADVVITLARFPGGDENSTRGVGMFMLPKRLPDGSRNSYTIDRLKDKLGTRSMPSGEVTLHGAYALQVGDLDRGFRQMTEMLNTSRLSNAMRSSALIRRAVRDAVAHTRDRVVFGKSLFDQPLMRATLLPLLLDAEAALALVAYSGATLDRADHGDEQARSVVRILTPVAKHYICKRARTVTGEAMEIRGGSGYIEDRAFARLVRDSHLGSIWEGSSNVIALDVLRSMRKNGAHRVLADAQRTLLDAAHPECAPITAALRDRWDALEARGEDLLAGDDTHAQTRSAIYTDDLARTVMATLLVDLASHRIEHGLGHRSLLVAHAYLDGLAGEPNAVALDHLAAIADGTDVDPSVAAAAAPSTAADAVPTALTGAPS; this is translated from the coding sequence ATGAACTACGCCCACACCGACCCGGCCCTGCATGCGGTACTCGACCGATGGATCTCCGACTCCGACCGGCCGCTGACCGACCGCCTCCTCGATCATCTGGGTGCCGATGCCGCCGGCCGTCTCGACGCGCTCGCGGCCACCGCGAACGCCCATCCGCCGGTGCTGCACCAGTACGACCCCGACGGCGAACGGATCGACCGCATCGAATACCACCCCGCCTATCTCGAACTGTGCCGTGCCGCCTACAGCGAATACGGCCTCTCGGCACTGTCCCACCGTCCGATCCACGGTTGGACGAACACACCCCCGCATCTCGTCAAGTACCTCACGTCGTATCTGTTCGTACAGGCCGAGTTCGGCCTCGCCTGCCCGGTGTCGATGACCGATGCCGCCGCACGCACCCTGCGGATGTTCGGCGACCCCGAGGTGTTCGGTCCGTGGATCGACGGCCTGACCTCCACCGATCCGGCCACCGCCCTGACAGGGGCGATGTTCATGACCGAGACCCAGGCGGGCACCGATATCGCGAAGACCGGGACCCGCGCCGAATTCGACGGCACCGCATGGCGATTGACCGGCCGCAAGTGGTTCGCCTCCAACCCGGACGCCGACGTCGTGATCACCCTCGCCCGGTTCCCCGGCGGGGACGAGAACTCGACCCGCGGCGTCGGAATGTTCATGCTGCCCAAGCGGCTTCCCGACGGGAGCCGGAACTCGTACACGATCGACCGCCTCAAGGACAAGCTCGGCACACGATCGATGCCCAGCGGCGAGGTCACCCTGCACGGGGCGTACGCGCTGCAGGTCGGCGACCTCGACCGTGGATTCCGGCAGATGACGGAGATGCTGAACACCTCCCGCCTGTCGAACGCGATGCGCTCGAGTGCCCTGATCCGGCGCGCTGTGCGCGACGCCGTCGCTCACACGAGGGATAGGGTGGTCTTCGGAAAGTCCCTGTTCGATCAGCCGCTCATGCGCGCCACCCTGCTGCCGCTGCTGCTCGACGCCGAGGCCGCTCTCGCGCTCGTCGCCTACAGCGGTGCGACCCTCGATCGCGCCGACCACGGCGACGAGCAGGCACGCAGTGTCGTCCGGATCCTCACGCCCGTCGCCAAGCACTACATCTGCAAGCGCGCTCGTACCGTCACCGGTGAGGCGATGGAGATCCGGGGTGGCAGCGGCTACATCGAGGACCGGGCTTTCGCCCGCCTCGTCCGCGACTCACACCTCGGATCGATCTGGGAGGGTTCGAGCAATGTCATCGCGCTCGACGTGCTGCGGTCGATGCGCAAGAACGGCGCGCACCGGGTCCTGGCCGACGCGCAGCGCACACTGCTCGACGCGGCGCATCCGGAGTGCGCCCCGATCACCGCGGCACTGCGGGATCGATGGGATGCGCTCGAGGCGCGCGGCGAAGACCTGCTCGCCGGCGACGACACGCACGCGCAGACCCGCAGCGCGATCTACACCGATGATCTCGCACGGACGGTGATGGCGACCCTGCTCGTGGACCTGGCGTCGCACCGCATCGAGCACGGTCTCGGCCACCGGTCGCTGCTCGTCGCCCATGCCTACCTCGACGGGCTGGCCGGTGAGCCGAATGCCGTCGCTCTCGACCACCTCGCCGCGATCGCCGACGGCACCGACGTCGACCCCTCCGTCGCGGCCGCGGCGGCGCCGAGCACCGCCGCCGATGCGGTACCGACTGCACTGACAGGAGCCCCCTCATGA
- a CDS encoding LysR family transcriptional regulator, whose amino-acid sequence MELRQLQAFLAVAEELHFGRAAERLHIAQSPLSQTIRALERDLGAELFARTTRSVQLTAAGESLLGPARVIAAQIEIARTVVRSTASGVTGVVSVGFGGASGYTVISQLTRRLEERCPGIELDLRPQTYTGEVLDLVSQGLLDMGIVGLPVPRDVATVTVRHEALMVALPADHRLATREELDAADLTGERFVVYPAAHGSSVREMTFTVCHSAGFTPVIAREAPDPYSLLALVGAGVGVAVVVASTTDITVTGVRYVPLRNSPVLPIALAWRRDNPAPAVRRVVDVLRAHVN is encoded by the coding sequence ATGGAACTTCGGCAACTGCAGGCCTTCCTGGCGGTGGCCGAGGAGTTGCATTTCGGACGCGCGGCGGAGCGACTGCACATCGCCCAGTCGCCGCTCAGCCAGACGATCCGCGCCCTCGAACGCGACCTCGGCGCCGAGCTGTTCGCCCGCACCACCCGTTCGGTGCAGCTCACCGCGGCCGGTGAATCGCTGCTCGGGCCCGCACGCGTGATCGCCGCCCAGATCGAGATCGCCCGGACGGTCGTGCGGTCGACGGCCTCGGGTGTCACCGGCGTGGTGAGCGTCGGATTCGGCGGCGCGAGCGGCTACACGGTGATCTCACAGCTGACCCGGCGCCTCGAGGAACGCTGCCCGGGGATCGAGCTGGATCTGCGTCCGCAGACCTACACAGGAGAGGTGCTCGATCTCGTCTCGCAGGGACTGCTCGACATGGGGATCGTCGGCCTTCCGGTGCCCCGGGACGTCGCCACCGTGACGGTGCGCCACGAAGCGCTCATGGTCGCGCTGCCGGCCGATCATCGATTGGCGACGCGGGAGGAACTCGACGCCGCCGACCTGACCGGCGAGCGGTTCGTCGTCTATCCCGCCGCCCACGGGTCGAGCGTGCGGGAGATGACCTTCACGGTGTGCCACTCCGCCGGATTCACCCCCGTGATCGCCCGGGAAGCACCGGACCCCTACAGTCTGCTGGCTCTCGTGGGCGCCGGGGTGGGGGTTGCGGTCGTCGTCGCGTCGACCACCGACATCACCGTGACGGGCGTGCGGTACGTCCCGCTGCGGAACAGTCCGGTGCTGCCGATCGCGCTCGCGTGGCGCCGCGACAACCCGGCCCCGGCGGTCCGGCGGGTGGTGGATGTGCTGCGCGCACACGTGAACTGA
- a CDS encoding MFS transporter translates to MTPVSTTMSSSAEMISARLERLPMSRWHIKARVAVGAVTFFDGFDQLMIAYSLPVLIPKWNLTPASVAWVIAIGGIGMLVGALGGGWLADRMGRLNVIIVSLALYAVMSLGMAFTDSLMLFLVFRFVQGIGLGAEVPVAATYIGEITKAHKRGRFVLLYEVIFPIGLVASAIVSAWVVPRFGYQILFALGAIPILLLPALFRLPESPRWLAARGRLDDADAAMRRIETEISGRHGELPEPRPIVSAVAVDTSRGRFIEAFQGVYLRRTLMLAAIWGSAYFVNYGIASWLPTLYRTVFEVSVDTALHYSIFTTVAGLVGCLAVAFLIDNLGRRICITSSMVLCAALLFLLAGTGTGSAVTVLLWSAGAALFVFAVNMALYVYTAELYPTRMRAIGCAIGGAAGRLGIIVGPLVLGGILDAGGTLTLVFGLFGLVALIGAIVVGLFATETREKTLEEISQ, encoded by the coding sequence ATGACACCGGTATCGACCACCATGTCCAGTAGTGCGGAAATGATCAGTGCACGCCTCGAACGACTGCCGATGAGCCGGTGGCACATCAAGGCGCGGGTCGCCGTCGGCGCCGTGACCTTCTTCGACGGCTTCGACCAGCTGATGATCGCGTACTCGCTCCCCGTCCTGATCCCCAAATGGAATCTCACCCCCGCCTCGGTCGCGTGGGTGATCGCCATCGGTGGCATCGGCATGCTCGTCGGCGCCCTCGGCGGCGGTTGGCTCGCCGACCGCATGGGCCGCCTCAACGTCATCATCGTCTCACTCGCGCTCTATGCCGTGATGAGCCTGGGCATGGCATTCACCGACTCGCTGATGCTCTTCCTGGTCTTCCGCTTCGTCCAGGGCATCGGACTCGGAGCCGAGGTCCCCGTCGCCGCGACCTATATCGGCGAGATCACCAAGGCCCACAAACGCGGACGCTTCGTGTTGCTCTACGAGGTGATCTTCCCCATCGGACTCGTCGCCTCCGCGATCGTCTCTGCCTGGGTGGTCCCGCGCTTCGGCTACCAGATCCTGTTCGCCCTCGGCGCCATCCCGATCCTGCTGCTGCCGGCCCTGTTCCGGCTGCCCGAGTCACCCCGCTGGCTCGCAGCCCGCGGCCGCCTCGACGACGCGGACGCCGCGATGCGACGGATCGAGACCGAGATCTCCGGTCGCCACGGTGAACTGCCCGAACCCCGCCCGATCGTCTCCGCCGTCGCCGTCGACACCTCCCGCGGCCGCTTCATCGAGGCGTTCCAAGGTGTGTACCTGCGCCGCACCCTCATGCTCGCCGCGATCTGGGGCAGCGCCTACTTCGTCAACTACGGCATCGCCTCCTGGCTGCCCACCCTCTACCGCACCGTCTTCGAGGTCAGCGTCGACACCGCGCTGCACTACTCGATCTTCACGACCGTCGCCGGTCTCGTCGGCTGCCTGGCCGTCGCGTTCCTCATCGACAATCTCGGCCGTCGCATCTGCATCACGTCGTCGATGGTTCTGTGCGCGGCGCTGCTGTTCCTGCTCGCCGGTACCGGCACCGGTTCGGCCGTGACGGTGCTGCTGTGGTCGGCCGGCGCGGCACTGTTCGTCTTCGCCGTGAACATGGCCCTGTACGTCTACACCGCCGAGCTGTACCCGACCCGGATGCGCGCCATCGGTTGCGCGATCGGCGGCGCCGCTGGCCGCCTCGGCATCATCGTCGGCCCGCTCGTCCTGGGCGGCATCCTCGACGCCGGCGGCACCCTGACCCTGGTCTTCGGGCTGTTCGGACTCGTCGCCCTCATCGGCGCGATCGTCGTGGGCCTGTTCGCGACCGAAACCCGTGAGAAGACCCTCGAGGAGATCTCCCAGTGA
- a CDS encoding aldehyde dehydrogenase produces the protein MLVAGTWRRATGPAFEVTDPATGRVLQTVHQAVAADVDDAVAAGKAASEGPAWRGLLPHQRARYLHRIADGIEENSARLALLQSYNTGKTLAETTALVGSAAGTFRYFAAVLESGDDDLTVPRGNYLSMSVHEPIGVIGAIAPWNSPVASDAQKIAPALAAGNAVVLKPAEWTPLVSLALGRIIDDSGLPAGLLSVLPGKGSIVGDAIVQHPGIGKVTFTGGTRTGRTIAHAAAEKLMPVSLELGGKSPTIVLDDADIEQAVAGVMYGIFSSSGQSCIAGSRLFVDRSLYEPFVARLVERTRALRIGNGRDPRTQVGPLVHHAHRDSVASYVDLARREGGRVLCGGAAPDDPTLADGAYYLPTIVDGLSNDARVCREEIFGPVLVVLPFDGVDDLVAQANDSVFGLAAGIWTRDYRRAWRLARRLDTGTVWINTYKRFSISTPFGGVKESGLGVEKGRDGIAAYSRCKSVYFGLDDGPDAWAD, from the coding sequence ATGCTCGTCGCCGGTACCTGGCGCCGTGCTACCGGCCCGGCCTTCGAGGTCACCGACCCCGCCACCGGCCGCGTCCTGCAGACCGTGCACCAGGCCGTCGCCGCCGACGTCGACGACGCCGTCGCGGCCGGGAAGGCCGCCTCCGAGGGTCCGGCCTGGCGCGGACTGCTTCCGCACCAGCGCGCCCGCTACCTGCACCGCATCGCCGACGGCATCGAGGAGAACTCCGCGCGACTGGCACTGTTGCAGAGCTACAACACCGGCAAGACGCTCGCCGAGACCACCGCCCTCGTCGGCAGTGCGGCGGGAACCTTCCGGTACTTCGCGGCGGTCCTCGAATCCGGCGATGACGACCTGACCGTGCCGCGCGGCAATTACCTGTCGATGAGCGTGCACGAACCGATCGGCGTGATCGGCGCGATCGCGCCCTGGAACTCACCGGTCGCGAGCGACGCGCAGAAGATCGCACCCGCTCTCGCCGCAGGTAACGCCGTCGTCCTCAAACCGGCCGAGTGGACGCCGCTCGTGTCGCTTGCGCTGGGACGGATCATCGACGACAGCGGTCTGCCCGCCGGATTGTTGTCGGTGCTGCCCGGCAAGGGCTCGATCGTCGGCGATGCGATCGTGCAGCATCCGGGCATCGGCAAGGTCACCTTCACCGGTGGCACGCGCACCGGTCGCACGATCGCCCATGCCGCGGCCGAGAAGCTCATGCCCGTATCGCTCGAACTCGGGGGCAAGTCGCCGACGATCGTGCTGGACGACGCCGACATCGAGCAGGCCGTCGCGGGTGTGATGTACGGGATCTTCTCGTCGAGCGGGCAGAGTTGCATCGCCGGTTCGCGCCTGTTCGTCGACCGGTCGCTGTACGAACCGTTCGTCGCGCGGCTCGTCGAACGAACCCGCGCCCTGCGCATCGGCAACGGCCGCGATCCGCGCACTCAGGTCGGCCCGCTCGTGCACCACGCCCATCGCGACTCGGTCGCCTCGTACGTCGACCTGGCCCGCCGCGAAGGCGGACGCGTCCTGTGCGGGGGAGCAGCACCCGACGATCCCACCCTGGCGGACGGTGCCTACTACCTCCCGACGATCGTGGACGGGTTGAGCAACGACGCCCGCGTGTGCCGCGAGGAGATCTTCGGCCCGGTGCTCGTGGTCCTGCCGTTCGACGGGGTGGACGATCTCGTCGCGCAGGCCAACGATTCGGTGTTCGGTCTGGCCGCCGGGATCTGGACCCGCGACTACCGCCGTGCGTGGCGGCTCGCGCGGCGCCTCGACACCGGCACGGTCTGGATCAACACCTACAAGCGGTTCAGCATCTCCACCCCCTTCGGTGGGGTGAAGGAGAGCGGTCTCGGTGTCGAGAAGGGCCGCGACGGCATCGCCGCTTATTCGCGGTGCAAGAGCGTGTATTTCGGTCTCGACGACGGCCCCGACGCCTGGGCGGACTGA
- a CDS encoding VOC family protein, with protein MNEPIARLRRLRSVELRTHAAAESTDFYSQVWGLRVVEQGREGAWLRGTGDQHHALQLTQAERNGLGRISFAVSTPAEVDEAARRVAARGIPVVFGPGPLDDVGGGYGLRIVDPEGRVLELVADTLAVPALGREDAVPVGVTHVVLNTVGIDAAVRFYCDVLGMRVSDWSEHQMAFLRCNSDHHSIAFNQAQWTSVNHVAYEMPTVDHFMRGIGRLRHHGQLPLWGPGKHGPGDNTFSYFADPAGLVCEYTSGIAQVDEDRWLCRVWRRVPELSDLWGTAGPPSRQVREHMAGIPDPGAFERYDLERAS; from the coding sequence ATGAACGAACCGATCGCCCGACTGCGGCGTCTACGCTCCGTCGAGCTCCGCACTCACGCCGCCGCCGAATCCACCGACTTCTACTCCCAGGTCTGGGGTTTGCGCGTCGTCGAACAGGGCCGCGAAGGAGCCTGGTTGCGCGGTACCGGCGACCAGCACCACGCCCTGCAGCTCACCCAGGCCGAACGGAACGGGCTGGGCCGCATCAGCTTCGCCGTCTCCACTCCCGCCGAGGTCGATGAGGCCGCACGACGCGTCGCCGCCCGCGGAATCCCCGTCGTCTTCGGCCCCGGACCTCTGGACGACGTCGGTGGGGGATACGGACTGCGGATCGTCGACCCCGAGGGCCGCGTCCTCGAGCTCGTCGCCGACACCCTCGCCGTCCCCGCCCTCGGCCGCGAGGATGCCGTTCCGGTCGGGGTCACCCACGTCGTGCTCAACACCGTCGGCATCGACGCTGCCGTCCGCTTCTACTGCGACGTGCTCGGTATGCGGGTCTCCGACTGGTCCGAACACCAGATGGCGTTCCTGCGCTGCAACTCCGATCACCACAGCATCGCCTTCAACCAGGCGCAGTGGACCTCGGTCAACCACGTCGCCTACGAGATGCCGACCGTGGATCACTTCATGCGCGGCATCGGCCGGCTGCGCCACCACGGCCAGCTGCCCCTGTGGGGGCCGGGCAAGCACGGTCCCGGTGACAACACCTTCTCCTATTTCGCCGATCCCGCCGGCCTGGTGTGCGAGTACACTTCCGGCATCGCGCAGGTCGACGAGGATCGCTGGCTGTGCCGGGTGTGGCGCCGGGTCCCGGAACTGTCCGACCTCTGGGGCACCGCCGGACCGCCGTCCCGTCAGGTGCGTGAGCACATGGCCGGCATTCCCGACCCCGGAGCCTTCGAACGCTACGACCTCGAGCGGGCGTCATGA
- a CDS encoding alpha/beta fold hydrolase, with protein MIHVADYGTGPAVLMLHGIGGSSDSFAPQFSGLGDSLRILAWDAPGYARSDDPDRPFDLDDYADAAADVIRAHCGDDGAHVLGMSWGGVVATRLALRHPGLVRSLILGDSTVGSGTDADTASAMRSRAADLAANGPADFAARRAPRLLSREAPADLVDRTTDIMAGSIRLPGYGHAAESMAATDHTGALANIDVPTLVLCGDADTVTGVPASQVLAGGIPGAVFVTLRGAGHLANQERPDAFNAWTESFVHITERLREHTPAHV; from the coding sequence ATGATCCACGTCGCCGACTACGGCACCGGACCGGCCGTGCTGATGCTGCACGGCATCGGCGGCAGCTCCGACAGCTTCGCCCCGCAGTTCTCCGGACTCGGTGACTCCCTGCGCATCCTGGCCTGGGACGCGCCCGGTTACGCCCGCAGCGACGATCCCGACCGCCCGTTCGACCTCGACGACTACGCCGACGCCGCGGCCGACGTCATCCGCGCACACTGCGGCGACGACGGCGCCCACGTCCTCGGCATGTCGTGGGGAGGCGTCGTCGCGACCCGCCTGGCCCTGCGCCACCCGGGCCTCGTGCGCAGCCTGATCCTCGGAGACTCCACCGTAGGCTCGGGTACCGACGCCGACACCGCCTCGGCGATGCGGTCACGGGCCGCCGACCTCGCAGCGAACGGCCCCGCCGACTTCGCTGCCCGGCGCGCACCGCGACTGCTCTCACGCGAGGCACCCGCCGACCTCGTCGACCGCACGACGGACATCATGGCCGGCTCGATCCGGCTACCCGGCTACGGCCACGCCGCCGAGTCGATGGCCGCGACAGACCACACCGGCGCCCTCGCCAACATCGACGTCCCCACTCTCGTGTTGTGTGGGGACGCCGACACCGTCACGGGTGTCCCCGCGAGTCAGGTACTCGCCGGCGGCATCCCCGGCGCGGTCTTCGTGACCCTCCGCGGCGCCGGGCACCTCGCCAACCAGGAACGTCCCGACGCCTTCAACGCGTGGACCGAATCCTTCGTCCACATCACCGAACGCCTGCGCGAACACACTCCCGCGCACGTCTGA
- a CDS encoding cupin domain-containing protein — protein sequence MALDYTTSDLKEFTDSLILTRGTRHEDWDTLGFQAKAGDRFRRAQIRYVGSGATGNHENDNRTIPSRGFTFSNMLLPAGAEGPEHTHHDAEEAFFVLEGEVEVGIHRDGAVEKRTLGYRDMIVVPAGVPRSLKNTGTTDALFCVIIGTQKPQVPTYPETSAVFGISRD from the coding sequence ATGGCACTCGACTACACCACCTCGGACCTGAAGGAATTCACCGACTCGCTCATCCTCACCCGCGGCACCCGCCACGAGGACTGGGACACCCTCGGATTCCAGGCCAAGGCCGGCGACCGGTTCCGCCGCGCCCAGATCCGCTACGTCGGTTCCGGCGCCACCGGCAACCACGAGAACGACAACCGCACCATCCCGTCGCGCGGCTTCACCTTCTCCAACATGCTGCTGCCCGCCGGTGCCGAAGGCCCCGAGCACACCCACCACGACGCCGAGGAAGCGTTCTTCGTCCTCGAAGGCGAGGTCGAGGTCGGCATCCACCGCGACGGCGCCGTCGAGAAGCGCACACTCGGGTACCGCGACATGATCGTCGTTCCTGCCGGTGTGCCGCGCAGCCTCAAGAACACCGGCACCACCGACGCCCTGTTCTGCGTCATCATCGGCACGCAGAAGCCGCAGGTCCCGACCTACCCGGAGACCTCCGCCGTCTTCGGCATCTCCCGGGACTGA
- a CDS encoding 3-oxoacyl-ACP reductase family protein — MGTLDDRTIVVTGAARGLGLAIARRLGDAGAAVWIADINPHGEDAAAKLRADGIAARFVHVDLADADSVDAFAAQVTADGPIYGLVNNAALADGVGGKAVHELAVEDWDRVLNVNLRGTFLVSRALVPSILDYAEQHGTGRVVAIGSDAALYGSPRLTHYIASKGGVSALTRTMARDLGPYGVTVNTVSPGLTESESAQFVPQHRHDLYRLNRALTRPQQPADLVGAVAFLMGDEASYITGQELVVDGGFVLH; from the coding sequence GTGGGCACCCTCGACGACCGCACGATCGTCGTCACCGGAGCGGCGCGCGGCCTCGGACTGGCCATCGCGCGCCGCCTCGGCGACGCCGGCGCCGCGGTCTGGATTGCCGACATCAACCCGCACGGTGAGGACGCCGCCGCGAAACTGCGCGCCGACGGCATCGCCGCGCGGTTCGTACACGTCGACCTCGCCGACGCCGACTCCGTCGATGCCTTCGCCGCGCAGGTCACCGCCGACGGACCGATCTACGGACTGGTCAACAACGCCGCGCTCGCCGACGGCGTCGGCGGCAAGGCCGTGCACGAGCTGGCTGTCGAGGACTGGGACCGGGTGCTCAACGTGAACCTGCGGGGCACCTTCCTCGTCAGCCGCGCCCTCGTCCCGTCGATCCTCGATTACGCCGAGCAGCACGGCACCGGCCGGGTCGTCGCCATCGGTTCCGACGCCGCGCTGTACGGATCGCCGCGCCTGACGCACTACATCGCCTCCAAGGGCGGAGTGTCGGCGCTGACCCGCACGATGGCCCGCGACCTCGGCCCGTATGGGGTCACCGTCAACACCGTCTCGCCCGGCCTGACGGAAAGTGAATCGGCACAGTTCGTTCCGCAACACCGGCACGATCTGTACCGGCTGAACCGGGCGTTGACCCGGCCGCAGCAACCCGCCGATCTCGTCGGCGCCGTCGCCTTCCTCATGGGTGACGAGGCGTCGTACATCACCGGGCAGGAACTGGTCGTCGACGGCGGCTTCGTCCTGCACTGA